The DNA window acactaatataataaaaataatttatctatggtattaatataataaaaataattaaaattttgaattaattcttaaagttgaataatatttaagtaaagttttaaactttttaattttaaacttttgattttatagtaaataaatttatatttataattataaattattacttatttaaataaatgaaataatataattaaattttgtaactattattttttaatgtcatttaagttaaatttatattttattatatatataaataatgataaaatatttatttttgaattatttttggatcataattcaaatataatgtGATTATTGGacttatttaaattagatattttgagtaatgaaatattattttactatttttgatcaatataataattataattttttttcatttattatagtTGAGTTGATAAGATAGTATAACATAAATGACAAAATGGGTGTAAAAAATTCTTGAAAATAGAAAGGAGATGGTAAATGACAAGTCTTGAGCAATAATCATTAAGCTTTCTTTCTTGTCTTTCCTTTTTCCCGGGAATATTTGCTTGAACCGCCCTAACTGATCATCAAAGCGCCATTTGTGCAGAAGCTTTGAAGCTACCAGTgtctatcttcttcttctacacCATCTGATTTTAGGGTACATTTCTTCCTTTTTATTTGCATATTACTTCCTCTTCTTGGGTAGATATTGATGAGGTTCACTTTGACCTTCAATTACGTTGTTTTCTTGGAGAGATTGTTTCTATAGTGGGTTGGTCTTCTTTCTTCTGTGTGGATTTTAATCTTCCAAACTCGGGTCTTTAAATAGGTGTCTATTTTCTTTAATGTGGTCGGTTTTGATTGGGTTGGcgaatgttttgatcatgttttcatatttgaaattttgttggGTAAGTAAAAGAGGGTATTTTGGAGGTGCAAGAAACATAATGAcagtatttggatattgttcAAATTAGTATGTTCTGCTCTATGAGGTAGTCGTGTGTCATGAATCATATAACATTTGTCAATCTGTTGTTGCATTGGTTGTTTGCACATATAATGTTAGTGAATGGGTTTTATTCTCACATTCTACTAAATTCCTCTTGTATTTGAATTTATCACAGTATAGAAATGAGTGGTAAGAGTCACAGTCCTTCGCCACCAAGGGGACGCTATGGCGGTGTTGGTGGTAGTAGTCATGATCCAAATCATTCATTCAGTTTGTTAGTCCGCAACATTGCTTCAAGTTGCAGGTATTATTGGAAAACAGTATTCTCATACAAAATTTGAACACATACATTTTAAATCACCTTGACCAATAATTTCATGTGCGATCTGAGGAAACTTCTTGTTGATGAAGCATCTTGCTTTTTAAGAAACTAATAATTCACTGATCTACTATACTTTTATTTAGTTACTTTGGATATGTTTTCATAGGATGATGAACTTCTGGTTCTTTAATTGGTTACATTGCAATTTTGTTGGCTTAATTTGTAGTCTCCTCCCATGTTTATTGATGAGTAATTTTTGGTATGGATGATGAATCTATTAAGTAGTTAGATAATCACATTTCCCTATGACTGTTGCTAGTTGTTTGAATCACTAACCTAGTTATATCTGACATTTTCCTTCTGCAGGCTTGAAGACTTTCAGAAGCCATTTGAGCAGTTTGGTCCTCTCAAGTGTGTCTACCTTCCATGGAGTCACTATACTGAGTATGATTCTTGCTTTAACGAGGATCATCCATGTTTCTTTGGGTAACAGTTTTAATGTTATACATAAAAGCACAACATATTGTACTCTGAAATTGATTCAAAGTAGTCTTGTTATTGACCTTATGCTGTTCTGTTATCTCTTGATTTCATTTACATTGAGGTTCTTGATATATAACAGTGGAATAAAAGTCTTGAAGACACCAATCAAGTTTTAAGAGTTCAATGAGAGAATCAAGTAAGAGTTCTGTTGACAATAATGAAGTAGTAAAAGTTGTGTTCAAGGTTTTGTAATGGTAAAGAGAAGATTCAATGAGTTTCTATACACAGAAGATTGAAGATCTTGAAAGTCTATTCAATGTGAAGATTTCATGATCTCAAGATCTTATAAACTAACACTTCCAAGGTTAGCAGCCAAGTGCTCTATGCACTTTTTATAGatgttgtttttgttatatTCAGATGAGAACTAATACACTTGTAAAAGAAATCCATCTTTTAAACTGTTGAAAGCTTGCATTTGAGAAATAGAAGTTCCATGAATTGTGGCGGGTaagaatttttttgtttagatGTAAATCAGATGCTCCTCTAACAATTTTATTTGTCCTGTACCATGAACACAATTTTGCAGCAACCCCGAAGGATATGGTTTCATAGAATATGAAAGACTTGCTGATGCTGAAGAGGCTAGAAACCACATGCATGGTGAAATTCTCTTAGGCCGGACGCTGACTGTTCTTTATGCGGACAAAAGAAGGGAAAGAGTGTGTGCAAGGTTTAGTTTACTACTTCTTTTACTATAATAAACTTCAAGCTAGGATTTTCTTGAGATGTCTGATTTGTTTGAGGAAAAAaccattcaataattaaaataaagtaaggtgtattatttgattgattgatgatgggatatattaaataaataagcttTCATCAAACAAGTCAAATTTGTTCATGTAGATTTTTTGAGCTTGTTTTGCAATCATTAAACCCCTTGAagataactttatttttttgtcttatGGTTGTAAAGGGTCGGCCAAATTAATGACAGAAGTCCTTCTCCCCCTCGGTATCTCCCCTCGCCGCCACGCCGTTCTCGTTCTTCCCCTAGCTACTCTCCCTATCGGTCTAGGACCCATGAGGACCACTCTCCTCTTCCTAAGAGGAGACAACACTCAAGGTATTCTATTTTCCAAAAAAGTAAAACAGAAAAAAATCACTTTGATCCAATGTCAAATATTTGGTATGTGCTGCCCAATATAAAGCAATTAAAACTTGATCCTTTGGCTGGTTTTTTTGTGTTTGTTCTGAATATGTTAGTGTTATACTTAAAAATTTGGTGATTTTTTGGGTTTGCCAGATCTGTTTCTCCCGCAAAGAAAAGGAGGAATGCTAGAGAATTAGATAGATCATACTCGCACATTATGAGCTCCCAAAGAGAGCATTGTCGAGCGGGTAGAAATCCTGAACAATCTCCTTCTCGTAAATATGAAAAGTCTCGTGCAAGAGGTGCTGAAAGAGGAGTGAGTCCAAGTCCCCGGCGAAAGTGGCTGTGGAAGTGCCAGCCAGAGCCCAATGGAGGAGACAAAAAAGGGAAACCATAGTCTGTGAGAGTATGGCAAATTTATGTCACATTTTCAATTAAACCTGTTTATCATGCATGAATTTCTTCTTTTTGTATGATTTTGAAGCCAATGCACTGTATTCTACTACTTACTTACTAGAAGGGCTAAATGATTATAACTGTAGAGAACTTGTAGTTGTAAATTTGGGAGTTGTAACTTTAAGGcatcaaatattttgttatgatttttcaaATCTCTAGgctgtttattatttttattataatgttacaattattaatcattGTTAAAATGAAGCTTTACTCATGCTAATTACTAACTCTGATAATTATATGATTGTTAAAATGAATTATGATTCTTAATCATAtttgaaaggaaaaaaataaaaaacaatgatGCTGCCCAGGATCGAACTGGGGACCTACTGCGTGTAAAGCAGACGTGATAACCACTACACCACAGCACCTTGTGTTAATtacttatttgttttatttatttagactATTTTCCTTTTGAAGAAACTAAACATGATCTCTACCATCTTCTTAGCTTGAAGAATCTTTATATACCATTTATGATCATCATTAAGATCATCATTAAGTGTTGCCTCTATCTAATTAGCAAAAAAAAGTTGTCTTCACATTTAGGTAAAAAAAAGTGCCAATATTAACTTACCCCTTGTTTGAACAAGtagataattaatttgatttgattgacCTTGAGAAGAGAAGTGTGTCATGGAATTGCAATAATCTTACATCAGCATGTGGTGGATCTACGTATATAATATTACCTTTGAAGACCTAGggcaaaaaaaaagaaaaaaaaatttgagtgGAGGGATTGGCCTACATTGCAGTTGGCATACCTTGCTTGGTGGGTGGTCTATACATTATTATATCATTCACATTAACCATTATACCAATACAAGACTTACATCTGACTGATCAAGATCCACATGCTAGCTAGCTATCTTGCTTCACAATGCTTAATTCTATTGCCCATATAAAAATTGCAATGATTTTCAACAAGAATAATGTGACACCACTATCCCTTGTTGGCCCATTGGAATATTATCTTCTCaacattttatcaataattcatGTGTACTTTCCAAaactaaatttcatttttaatcaatattttttcttatgtGTCAATTTATAGAGCTTAATTTCACTATATATATTCTTGTTTTTTTCATGGACAGCCTTCAAAGGCAAGGTGGGTGGATGACATATACAATCttaatcacattttttattcttttaccaacaaattaattttgctttgtcaacattaattaattctaaCTAGGAATCTATCTATAATCTGTATCTTTCATGTGTGAGGTGACGATAAGATATGATATGATCAATTTATAATCATTATATCCATTAGAAATTTAGAATAAACCTAgatataaatatgttaatgtaatatatattcaaaGAAGTGGATTGGGGTGACTAAAAATGCAAGACTTAGAAGATAGtctatattcatataattttctGGTGAATTATTTGGTTGGAAAAAATTGGAGaacttttaacaaaaaaaaagtaggCCGTTAAAAGATTATTCACAATGTCATTATCATGACAATGTCGGAGAT is part of the Impatiens glandulifera chromosome 1, dImpGla2.1, whole genome shotgun sequence genome and encodes:
- the LOC124921147 gene encoding serine/arginine-rich SC35-like splicing factor SCL30A — protein: MSGKSHSPSPPRGRYGGVGGSSHDPNHSFSLLVRNIASSCRLEDFQKPFEQFGPLKCVYLPWSHYTEYDSCFNEDHPCFFGNPEGYGFIEYERLADAEEARNHMHGEILLGRTLTVLYADKRRERVCARSVSPAKKRRNARELDRSYSHIMSSQREHCRAGRNPEQSPSRKYEKSRARGAERGVSPSPRRKWLWKCQPEPNGGDKKGKP